Proteins found in one Drosophila busckii strain San Diego stock center, stock number 13000-0081.31 chromosome 2R, ASM1175060v1, whole genome shotgun sequence genomic segment:
- the LOC108597771 gene encoding uncharacterized protein LOC108597771 isoform X2 codes for MSSSVDISDDSIVEQLKRSVESIVAKTGPNSKFAQDLMQKISNLQTKIESLTDGDRHKFISEMKGSFQEAIERIDRRLTHHTNISKAYGTSVFVAVIFIIVSVFALFGFKLYKSLTEKELKKQEKLKLKQQKKSKKSN; via the exons ATGAGCTCTAGTGTTGACATCAGCGATGACTCCATTGTTGAGCAGTTAAAGCGCTCCGTTGAGTCTATTGTGGCCAAAACAGGGCCCAATAGCAAATTCGCACAGGATCTGATGCAAAAAATTAGCAATCTGCAGACAAAAATTGAGTCGCTTACGGATGGCGATCGCCACAAGTTTATAAGTGAAATGAAGGGTTCCTTTCAGGAAGCAATTGAGCGCATTGATCGCCGTTTAACGCATCATACAAACATTTCGAAAGCTTATGGAACTTCTGTATTTGTAGCTGTGATATTTATTATCGTCTCAGTATTtg ctctgtttggctttaaattgTACAAATCACTGACCGAAAAGGAACTCAAGAAGCAGGAaaaactcaagctcaagcaacAGAAGAAGTCAAAGAAGTCGAATTAA
- the LOC108597771 gene encoding uncharacterized protein LOC108597771 isoform X3, translating to MVDLTDAGSPFQQSIPNLAFYIPAVIVVGLAALFGFKLYKSLTEKELKKQEKLKLKQQKKSKKSN from the exons ATGGTCGATTTAACAGATGCCGGCTCACCATTCCAACAATCTATTCCAAatcttgcattttatataccggctgttattgttgttggcttagCAG ctctgtttggctttaaattgTACAAATCACTGACCGAAAAGGAACTCAAGAAGCAGGAaaaactcaagctcaagcaacAGAAGAAGTCAAAGAAGTCGAATTAA
- the LOC108597771 gene encoding uncharacterized protein LOC108597771 isoform X1 yields MAQDPINQQAFAEDVAAAAAAGGDQGFAVPAGNGDFKMPSPEDIWKMVEGMEGITDDERAELRESIFNPKPPSAEDYMKQYGAGAVAGHSSRDYMIFIVMIALILLVFALFGFKLYKSLTEKELKKQEKLKLKQQKKSKKSN; encoded by the exons ATGGCTCAAGATCCCATAAATCAGCAGGCATTCGCAGAggatgtggctgctgcagctgcagctggcggtGATCAGGGTTTCGCAGTGCCAGCGGGCAATGGCGACTTTAAAATGCCCAGTCCAGAGGATATATGGAAAATGGTAGAGGGTATGGAAGGTATTACCGATGATGAGCGTGCCGAGCTGCgtgaaagcatttttaatCCAAAGCCGCCATCAGCGGAGGACTATATGAAACAGTATGGAGCAGGCGCAGTCGCGGGTCACAGTTCGAGGGATTACATGATATTCATTGTAATGATAGCGCTCATACTGCTCGTTTTTG ctctgtttggctttaaattgTACAAATCACTGACCGAAAAGGAACTCAAGAAGCAGGAaaaactcaagctcaagcaacAGAAGAAGTCAAAGAAGTCGAATTAA
- the LOC108597392 gene encoding cytochrome b-c1 complex subunit 9, which yields MKVIYNTLFKRTSTYAVAIIASAFFFERAIDVTSNMIFESVNKGKLWKDIKGKYE from the exons ATGAAGGTTATCTACAATACTCTGTTTAAGCGCACCTCCACCTACGCGGTTGCCATCATTGCGTCGGCTTTCTTCTTCGAGCGCGCAATCGATGTTACCTCGAACATGATTTTCGAGTCTGTCAACAAAGGC AAACTCTGGAAGGACATCAAGGGCAAATACGAATAG
- the LOC108597391 gene encoding 39S ribosomal protein L18, mitochondrial, with amino-acid sequence MSRRARPLTSARVLHKIKELTKPASDANYVINRNPRNLERLRIAYKPGGYHLEKPGRSYWHTLEITTSGRYVSADVKHYENGNILSASTSEWAIKQQLYKTNDTSAFVNLGRVLAQRCLQAGITEMTCNIKPVPGSKLEKLLQAVQTNGVSFEEPTRLPNTQPWDAYRHEKPWEVFEQAEIAKATTTQPK; translated from the coding sequence atgTCCCGTAGAGCACGCCCTCTGACGTCTGCCCGTGTACTGCACAAGATTAAGGAGCTGACAAAGCCGGCAAGCGATGCAAACTACGTGATTAATAGGAATCCGCGCAATTTGGAGAGGTTACGTATTGCCTACAAACCCGGCGGGTATCACTTAGAGAAGCCTGGCCGTTCTTATTGGCACACTCTTGAGATCACCACTAGTGGGCGTTATGTCAGTGCGGATGTAAAACACTACGAGAACGGCAATATTCTCAGCGCCAGCACATCTGAGTGGGCCATTAAGCAGCAGTTGTACAAAACCAACGACACTTCGGCATTTGTGAACCTGGGACGCGTGCTCGCCCAGCGCTGTCTTCAGGCAGGTATAACAGAGATGACCTGCAACATTAAGCCTGTGCCCGGTAGCAAACTGGAAAAATTGCTTCAAGCTGTACAGACGAACGGTGTCAGTTTTGAGGAGCCTACAAGACTACCAAACACTCAACCCTGGGATGCTTATCGACATGAGAAACCTTGGGAAGTCTTTGAACAAGCGGAAATagcaaaagccacaacaaccCAAccgaaataa